In Desulfatiglans anilini DSM 4660, a single genomic region encodes these proteins:
- the trkA gene encoding Trk system potassium transporter TrkA — translation MKIIIIGAGEVGFHIARKLSEEGQDVTLIDKAPAQIKRIDENLDVRSVLGSGTSPRVLKEAGAGETDLLVAATDSDEVNLFACLLGRNINPYMVKIARVRNQEYIDEEHLIGQEFLGIDHVINPESVMVESILSLMEYPWASEVIDFAAGRVKLIGVTVKEGSPLTGKPLMALTGQAEKLLIGAIVRGDQVLIPRGKDQVLPNDLVYVVTQGDQALSLLPAFDIHPRPLKRVIIVGGGLTGASLAAHLDKSRIKATIIEKDEAICARLSENLERVLVIKGDGTDKNLLIEENVQDVDFLIALTGDEENNVLISLLAKGLGARRTITRISKFSYIPLISAIGLDTVVSPRLSAVRAILQFIRRGKIISVAPLKGEHAEAIEAEALDTSEVVNQPLSRVKFPKGAIVGAVVRGEDIIIPRGDTVIQPKDHLIIFAQREVVPKLEKLLTVRLEYF, via the coding sequence TTGAAGATCATCATCATCGGAGCCGGCGAGGTGGGTTTTCACATCGCGCGCAAACTCTCCGAAGAGGGACAGGACGTCACGCTCATCGACAAGGCACCGGCTCAGATCAAACGCATCGATGAAAATCTCGATGTCCGCAGCGTCCTGGGATCAGGGACCAGCCCCCGCGTGCTCAAGGAGGCTGGAGCGGGAGAGACCGACCTGCTTGTAGCCGCCACGGACAGCGACGAGGTCAATCTCTTCGCCTGCCTGCTGGGCCGCAACATCAACCCTTACATGGTCAAGATCGCGCGGGTCCGCAATCAGGAATACATCGACGAAGAGCATCTCATCGGGCAGGAATTCCTCGGAATCGACCACGTCATCAACCCGGAGTCGGTCATGGTCGAGTCGATCCTGAGCCTCATGGAATATCCCTGGGCCTCCGAAGTCATAGATTTTGCGGCGGGGCGGGTCAAGCTGATCGGGGTGACCGTGAAAGAGGGGTCTCCGCTGACCGGCAAGCCCCTGATGGCCCTTACCGGACAGGCGGAAAAACTCCTGATCGGAGCCATCGTCCGCGGTGACCAGGTTCTCATCCCGCGCGGCAAGGATCAGGTCCTGCCGAACGACCTGGTTTACGTGGTCACGCAGGGCGACCAGGCCTTGAGTCTTTTGCCCGCCTTCGACATCCACCCCAGGCCGCTCAAACGCGTCATCATCGTGGGAGGAGGTCTGACCGGCGCCTCGCTGGCTGCACACCTGGACAAGTCCCGGATCAAGGCCACGATCATCGAAAAGGATGAAGCCATCTGTGCCAGACTCTCCGAGAACCTGGAGCGGGTCCTTGTCATCAAAGGGGATGGAACCGACAAAAACCTCCTGATCGAAGAAAACGTCCAGGACGTGGATTTTCTGATCGCGTTGACCGGCGACGAAGAAAACAACGTCCTGATCTCGCTCCTCGCCAAGGGACTCGGCGCGAGAAGAACCATCACGCGAATCAGCAAGTTCAGCTATATTCCCCTCATCTCGGCCATCGGCCTGGACACCGTCGTCAGCCCCAGGCTGTCCGCCGTGCGGGCGATCCTCCAGTTCATCCGCCGCGGCAAGATCATCTCCGTCGCCCCCCTGAAGGGGGAACATGCTGAAGCGATCGAAGCGGAGGCCCTGGATACCAGCGAGGTCGTCAATCAACCGCTCTCCCGCGTCAAATTCCCCAAGGGAGCCATCGTGGGGGCTGTCGTGCGCGGGGAGGACATCATCATCCCCCGTGGAGACACCGTCATTCAGCCGAAAGACCACCTGATCATCTTCGCTCAAAGAGAAGTCGTCCCTAAACTGGAAAAACTGCTCACTGTCAGGCTGGAATACTTCTGA
- the rfaE1 gene encoding D-glycero-beta-D-manno-heptose-7-phosphate kinase produces the protein MLKNILKTLSGRHFEKMLQDAVDRFKDARVLVVGDIIMDQYIWGQVTRISPEAPVPVVEVREETRMLGGAANVVHNMSTLGATAVLCGVVGEDHAGREVLEKLRALEVPTDGVIVEAGRPTSLKTRIVAHSQQVVRFDRESKGAITDQSAKTILDYIETSLDSLDAIVVSDYGKGVVSAGLMTGLRELVDSGRTNGVRIAVDPKTGNFEYYQGVDVITPNHHEAGAYCGFAVTDDETLLAAGRRMLQELQCRSVLITQGKDGMTLFEQEGRVSHIGTVAKQVFDVTGAGDTVISTLALAMAAGLDLREGAMLANYAAGIVVGEVGTSTVRAEDLKRAVADMKSLRSEAG, from the coding sequence GTGTTGAAAAACATCCTCAAGACCCTGAGCGGGCGCCACTTCGAAAAGATGCTCCAGGATGCCGTGGATCGGTTCAAAGATGCCAGGGTCCTCGTCGTGGGCGACATCATCATGGATCAATACATCTGGGGCCAGGTGACCCGGATATCTCCCGAAGCACCCGTGCCGGTTGTCGAGGTGCGGGAGGAGACGCGGATGTTGGGCGGCGCTGCCAATGTCGTGCACAATATGTCTACGCTGGGGGCCACGGCGGTCCTGTGCGGGGTGGTGGGCGAGGACCATGCCGGCCGGGAGGTTCTGGAGAAGCTCCGTGCCCTGGAGGTTCCAACCGATGGGGTGATCGTCGAGGCCGGACGCCCGACGAGTCTCAAGACGCGCATCGTTGCCCACAGCCAGCAGGTCGTCCGCTTCGATCGGGAGAGCAAGGGCGCCATCACCGATCAAAGCGCGAAGACTATCCTGGACTATATCGAAACCTCCCTCGACTCGCTCGATGCGATTGTCGTTTCGGATTACGGGAAGGGGGTCGTATCGGCCGGACTGATGACAGGGCTGCGGGAACTGGTTGATTCGGGCAGGACCAACGGCGTGAGGATCGCCGTCGACCCGAAGACCGGGAACTTCGAGTACTATCAGGGGGTGGACGTCATCACGCCCAACCACCACGAGGCCGGCGCCTACTGCGGTTTCGCCGTTACGGACGACGAGACGCTCCTTGCAGCCGGGCGGCGGATGCTGCAGGAGCTGCAGTGCCGTTCTGTTTTGATCACCCAGGGTAAGGACGGCATGACCCTCTTTGAGCAGGAGGGCCGTGTCAGCCATATCGGAACCGTGGCGAAACAGGTCTTCGACGTCACGGGCGCCGGGGATACGGTCATCAGCACGCTGGCCCTCGCTATGGCTGCCGGTCTGGATCTCCGCGAAGGGGCGATGCTTGCCAATTACGCCGCGG